The genomic region CTGCAGGTGCTCGACCAGCCGCTGCCCGGCGTCGTTCATCGCGTGACAGGCCTCGTACAGCGCTGAGCCCGGTGTGCGCAGCACCGCCAGCGCCGAGGCGGGCAGCCCGCGGTACTGGGTGATCCGCTCGGTGAACAGCACCAGCAGCTCGGTCAGCGCCTGCTCCGGCGGCAGCTCGGTGAGCCGCTCGGCCGCCGCCCGCAGGCCCTCGAACTGCTCCCGCAGCAACGCCTCCAGCAGCGCGTCCCTGTTTGGGAAGTGCCGGTACAGGGTGCCGATGCCGACCCCGGCGGTGCGCGCCACCTCCTCCAGCGAGGCCTCGGTGCCGTCCCGCCGGAACAGCTCCTCGGCCGCGGCCAGCAGCCGCTCGTAGTTTCGCCGGGCGTCAGCGCGCACAGTTCACCCCTTGCTAACCGGAGGCAGCCTCCGTAAGTTATCCGGAGGCACCCTCATCTTATTCGGATCGGCAGGGAGAGACTGACATGACCGTGGACCTGGGGCGGATCGGCGTGTGGACCTGGGCGTTCGAGCGGCTGCCCTGGCCGCAGGTGCGCGCGGCGGCGCGGGAGATCGAGGAGCTGGGCTACGGCGCGCTGTTCTTCGGCGAGATGGACGGCAGACCGGCGCCCACCCAGGCCGCGCTGCTGCTCGCGGCCACCGAGCGGATCGTCGTCGTGCCCAGCGTGGCGATCATCTACCGGCACCACCCGGCCACCCTGGCCCAGGCCGAGCGCACCCTGGCCGAGGCGTTCCCCGGCCGGTTCGCCCTGGGCCTCGGGGTCAGCGACCGCAAGCACATGGAGGACCGCGGTCACACCTGGCGGCCGCCGGTGCGGGCCATGCGGGAGTACCTGGACGCGATGGACGCCGCCCCGCTGACCGGCCCGGCGGGCCCGCCCTCGCCCCGGCTGCTGGCCGCGCTCGGCCCGAAGATGGCCGAGCTGGCCGGTGAGCGGACCTGGGGCGCGCACCCGTACTTCATGCCCGTCGAGCACACCGCCCACCTGCGCGAACTGCTCGGCCCCGGACCCAAGCTGGTGGTGCACCAGAACGTCGCCGTGCACCGGGACCCGGCCGAGGCCAGGCGGCTGGCCCGCACCTCGCTGGCGCCCTGGCTGGCCATCGGCGACCGCAGCTCCTCCCGCTGGCGGGTGATCCAGGAGCTGACCGGCCTGACCGAGGCCGACCTCGACGACGGCGGCAGCGACCGCCTGGTCGACGCCATGGTCGCGCACGGCGACCCGGACCAGGTCGCCGAGCGGGTCCGCGCCCAGTTCGAGGCGGGTGCGGACCACGTGTGCGTCAGCGTCGCCACCGACTACGGCCTGCCCGAGGTCCGCCTGCCCGAGCTGCGGGAGCTGTCGAAGGTGCTGCGCTAGCGGTTGTTCTCCCGCCACAGGTTGGTGATCGGCAGCCGCCGGTCCCGCCCGAACGCCTTGAACGTGATCTTGGTGCCCGGCGGGTACTGGCGGCGCTTGTACTCCGCCCGGTCCACCAGCTGCAGCACCCGCTCCACCAACGGCTGGTCGAACCCGGCCTCGAGCAGCTCGGTGAAGCCCTTGTCGCCCTCGACGTAGTCGTCCAGCACCGCGTCCAGCAGCGGGTAGTCCGGCAGGCTGTCGGAGTCCTTCTGGTCCGGCCGCAGCTCCGCCGAGGGCGGCTTGCTGATCGAGTTCTCCGGGATCGGCGGGATCTCGCCGCGCTTCTCCGCCTCGGCGTTGCGCCAGCGGGCCAGCTTCCAGACCAGCGTCTTGGGCACGTCCTTGATCGGGGCGAACCCGCCGACCGCGTCGCCGTAGATGGTCGAGTAGCCCACCGCCAGCTCGGTCTTGTTGCCGGTGGCCAGCACCAGGTGCCCGTGCTGGTTGGACAGCCCCATCAGGGTCACGCCGCGGGCGCGGGCCTGCACGTTCTCCTCGGCCAGCCCGGTCAGCCCGAGCTGCTCCACGAAGACCTTGACCACGTCGCCGATCGGCCGGGTCTCGTAGTGCGTGCCCAGCCGCCTGGCCAGCTCGGCCGCGTCGGAGCGGGAGTGCTCGGAGGAGTACGCGCTGGGCATGGACACCCCGTGCACCGCGTCCGCGCCGAGGGCGTCCGCGGCCAGCGCGGCCACCACCGCGGAGTCGATGCCGCCGGAGAAGCCGAAGACCACCGAGCGGAAACCGTTCTTGCCCACGTAGTCGCGCAGGCCGGTGACCAGCGCGTGCCACACCTCGGCCTCGTCGCTGAGCGGTTCGGCCACCGGGGGAGCGGGCTGCGGCTCGTAGGCCGGCAGCGGCCGCTCGCTGAGCACGGTCCGGCTGACCTCGAACCCGCCGATGTCCCCGGTCCCGGTGTGCCCGCCGGCCGGCAGGTCCAGGTCGAGCACGGTGAGGTGCTCGACGAACTGCGGCGCCCTGGTCAGGATCTCCCCGTCCGCGCCGACCACCAGCGAGTCGCCGTCGAAGACCAGCTCGTCCTGGCCGCCGACCAGGTTCACGTAGGCCATCGGCGCCCCGGCCTCCGCGGCCCGCCTGGCCACCAGCGGCCCGCGCACGTCGTCCTTGTTGCGCTCGTACGGCGAACCGTTGATGCAGACCACCAGGTCCACCCCGGCCTGCCCGTAGGCGGCCACCGGCCCGCCGTCCTGCCAGATGTCCTCGCAGATCACCACGCCGACGTCGAGCCCGTGCAGGCGCACGATCGGCAGCGTCCGCCCCGGCACGAAGTAGCGGAACTCGTCGAAGACGCCGTAGTTGGGCAGGTGGTGCTTGGCGCAGCGGGCGACGACCTTGCCGTCCTGGATGAGCGCGGCCGCGTTGCGCGGGCCCGCCTCGTCCCGGTCCAGGTAGCCGACCACCACCAGCGCCTCGCCGCAGCCTGCCGCGGCCAGGCTCTCGGCCAGCTCGTCCACGGCCGCCCTGGAGGCGGCGGCGAAGGACTGGCGCAGCGCCAGGTCCTCCACCGGATACCCGGTGAGCACCATCTCGGGGAAGGCCACCAGGTGGGCGCCGGCCTGCACGGCCTTGCTCGTCCACTCCACGACCATCTTCGCGTTTCCGACCAGGTCGCCGACGCAGGCGTTGACCTGTGCCAGGGCGATGCGCAACTGCGTCATGTCTCTATCTTCTCCCACGACTTCGGGTATGTAACCGCACCTAGGAAGTTTTCGCCTGGCAGTATCGAACAGGTGGACCGCCGCCTGACACCCGCCCTCGCCGTGCTGCTGCTCACCGCGGCCTGCGTCAATCCGGTGGCGGGTGGCCCAGCCGAACCCGTCCAGGTGGAGCAGCGTGGACCAGCAGGCGCGGTCCCGCCAGGTCTGGAGAACTTCTACGGCCAGCGCCTGGGCTGGGGCCGCTGCGAGAGCTACGTCCGCGCCGAGGACCAGGCGCTGGCCTTCCTGCGCAGGGACGCCCAGTGCGCCCGGCTCACCGTCCCGCTGGACTACGCCAAACCCGAGGGCCGCACCATCACCCTCGGCCTGCTCCGCCGCCAGGCCACCGAACCGGCCCAGCGGATCGGCGCGCTCGTGATCAACCCAGGTGGCCCCGGCGGCTCCGGCATGAGCGCCGCGGCCACCCTCGGCACCGCCACCCCCGGCCAGCGGCTGGAGCTCACCCGCCGGTTCGACCTGGTCGGCTTCGACCCGCGCGGGGTCGGCGCCAGCGAGCCCCAGGTGCGCTGCCGCACCGACGCCGAACGCGACGCCGAACGCCTGGACTCCGACCAGGACACCTCGGCCGCGGGCATCGCGCAGACCGAGGCCGAGGAGAAGGAGCTGGCTGCCCGGTGCTCGCAGCGGGCCGGGGACGACCTGCTGGCCACCGTCGGCACCAGGGACGTGGCCAAGGACATGGACGTGCTGCGCTCCGCCCTCGGCGAGCCCAAGCTCAGCTACCTCGGCTACTCCTACGGCACCCGGATCGGCACCGCCTACGCCGAGGCCTTCCCCGGCAACGTGCGCGCGATGATCCTGGACGGCGCGCTCGACCCGGACCAGGACCCGGCCGCCGAGCTGGTGGCCCAGGGCGCCGGCTTCCAGAAGGCCTTCGACACCTTCGCCGCCTCCTGCGCCCGGCTGTCCTCCTGCGCGCTCGGCCAGACCGCCGAAGGCGCTGTGCCCGCCTTCCGCGCGCTGATGAAACCCCTGCTCAGCGCCCCGGTCGAGGTGCGCGGCGGCCGGAAGCTGTCCTACTCCGACGCGACCACCGCGGTGATCCAGGCGCTCTACAGCGAACAGCTGTGGGAACCGCTGCGCACCGGCCTCACCGAGCTCAAGCAGGGCAGGGGCGAGACCCTGCTGCGGCTGGCCGACGCCTACTACGGCCGCGGCCAGGACGGCAAGTACAGCAACCTCAACGACGTCTTCACCGCGATCCGCTGCGTGGACGACCCGCGCACCACCGACCCGGACCAGCGCCGCGAGCTGGACCGCCGCTACCGCGCCGCCGCCCCCTTCCTGGACGACGGCAACCCGCCCAGCCCGGCCCGCGACGCCTGCGCGTTCTGGCCGGTCCCGGTGACCAGCCAGCCGCACCTGCCCAAGGTGGACGGCCTGCCCAAGGTGCTGGTCGTCTCCACCACCGGCGACCCGGCCACGCCGTACCAGGCCGGGGTCGAGCTGGCCCAGGCGCTCGGCGCGGAGCTGCTCACCTTCGAGGGCACCCAGCACACGGTCTTCGCCCAGGGCAACGCCTGCGTGGACACCGCGGGCACCCGCTACCTCGTCGACGGCGCCCCACCGGCCCCCGGCACCCGTTGCACCGGCTGAACCCGGCGTGTCCCGCTCTGCGAGTCCCGCGCGCGCCGGGCAGAGTGGCCAGGTGATCCCGATCAAGGCCGTCGGCCTGTCCGCCGCGGCGCTGCTGCTGGCCGCCTGCACGCCGAGCGCTCCCGAGCAGGCGAAACCAGACCCGGCGCTGGAACGGCTGTACGCGCAGAAACTCAGCTGGGGCCCCTGCCCGCCGATGGCCGCCAGCCCGGCGCAGAAGGAGCAGTTCGGCGCGCAGGGCCTGGAGTGCGCCAAGCTCACCGTGCCGCTGGACCACGCCAAACCGGGGGAGAGGACCATCACCCTCGGCGTGCTCCGGCTCGCCGCCACCGAGCAGGCCAACCGGATCGGCTCGCTGGTGTTCAACCCCGGCGGGCCCGGCCAGTCCGGCATGAGCCACGTGGCCACCGAGGGCCCCAAGGCCGCCGAGCTGCGCAAACGCTTCGACCTGGTCGGCTTCGACCCGCGCGGGGTCGGCGCCTCCGAACCCAGGGTCCGCTGCCTGGACCCGGCCGAACGCGACGCCCAGCGCCTGGTCCACATCGACCCCAAGGCCCCCGACGCGGTCGCGAAGACCGAGGCCGAGGCCAAGCTGGTCGCGGACAAGTGCGCCGAACGCACCGGCAAGGACGTGCTCGCCGTGCTCGGCACCCGCGAGGTGGCCAAGGACCTGGACCTGCTGCGCGCCGCCCTCGGTGACGCCAAGCTCAATTACGTCGGCTACTCCTACGGCAGCCGGATCGGCACCGCCTACGCGGAGAACCACCCGGACAAGGTCCGCGCCATGGTCCTGGACGGCGCGGTCGACCCCAACCAGGACGTGGCCGCCGCCCAGCTCGCCCAGGAGGAGGGCTTCGCCAAGGCCTTCGACGCCTTCGCCAAGGACTGCGCCAAGCAGGCCACCTGCGCGCTGGGCCGCAAGGCCGAGCAGGCCGAGGACAAGCTGGACGCGCTCACCGAGCCGCTGGGCAAGAACCCGCTCAAGGTCGGCGACCGCAAGCTCTCGGCCAGCGATGTCAGCGTCGCGCTCACCGCCGCGCTCTACAGCCAGGAGCAGTGGCCCACGCTCAACCTGGGCCTGCTCGCCCTGCAAGCCGGCCAGGGCGAGCTGCTGCTGGCCTTCGCCGACGCCTACCTGGGCCGCGCCGAGGACGGCAGCTACGGCGCCGACACCGACCTGCTGACCGCGGTGAACTGCGTGGACATCCCGCCGGTCACCGACCGCGCCCAGGTCGAGGCGAACACCCGCAGGATCGCCGACCGGCTCCGCGAGCTGCGCGGCGGCCGCCCCGACCGGGACCCGCCGGTGCCCGCGCTGGACGTGTGCGCGCACTGGGCGGTGCCGCCCACCAGCAAGCCGCACCAGCCCAAGGCGGACGGCCTGCCGCGCACCGTGGTCGTCTCCACCACCGGCGACCCGGCCACCCCGCACCAGGCGGGCGTGGACCTGGCCAAGGCGCTCAACGCCCAGCTGGTCACCGTGGAGGCCACCCAGCACGGCGCCTTCCTGCTGCGCGGCAACAAGTGCGTGGACGAGCCGGTCACCCGCTACCTCCTCGACACCACACCACTCCCGGACAGCCCCCGCTGTTCCGGCTGATCGAGCATTTAGGGTTGTGCCCATGGATCGCCAGCAGGAATTCGTGCTGCGCACGCTGGAGGAACGCGACATCCGGTTCGTCCGGCTGTGGTTCACCGACGTGCTCGGCTTCCTCAAGTCGGTAGCCGTCGCCCCGGCCGAGTTGGAGGGCGCCTTCGCCGAGGGCATCGGCTTCGACGGGTCCGCGATCGAGGGCTTCGCCCGGATCTACGAGTCCGACATGGTCGCCAAGCCCGACCCGGCCACCTTCCAGGTCCTGCCCTGGGAGACCGCCGACGGCCAGCTGTACTCCGCGCGCATGTTCTGCGACATCACCATGCCGGACGGCTCACCCTGCTGGTCCGACCCCCGGCACGTGCTGCGCCGCACCCTGTCCAAGGCCAGCGAGGCCGGGTTCACCTGCTACGTGCACCCGGAGATCGAGTTCTTCCTGCTGCGCAGCCTCACCAACGACGGCACCGAACCCGAGCCCGCGGACAACGGCGGCTACTTCGACCAGGCCAGCCACGACACCGCCCCGCACTTCCGCCGCCACGCCATCGAGGCGCTGGAGGCGATGGGCATCTCGGTGGAGTTCAGCCACCACGAGGGCGCACCCGGCCAGCAGGAGATCGACCTGCGCTACGCCGACGCGCTCACCATGGCCGACAACGTGATGACCTTCCGGTACGTGGTCAAGGAGGTCGCGATCAAGGACGGCGTGCGCGCCTCCTTCATGCCCAAGCCCTTCTCCGACCAGCCCGGCTCCGGCATGCACACCCACGTCAGCCTGTTCGAGGGCGACCGCAACGCCTTCTACGACAGCGAGGACCCCTACGAGCTCTCCGGCACCGGCAAGGCCTTCGTGGCCGGACTGCTCAAGCACGCCAGGGAGATCAGCGCGGTCACCAACCAGTGGGTCAACTCCTACAAGCGGCTCATCGTCGGCGGCGAGGCCCCGACCGCGGTCTGCTGGGGCCACGCCAACCGCTCCGCCCTGGTCCGGGTGCCGATGTACTCCCCTGGCAAGGCCAGCTCGCGCCGGGTGGAGATCCGCAGCATCGACTCCGCCTGCAACCCGTACCTGGCCTACGCCGTGGTGCTGGCCGCCGGGCTCAAGGGCGTCCGCGAGGGCTACGAGCTGCCGCCGCCCACCGAGGACGACGTGTGGTCGCTCACCGAGTCCGAGCGCCGCGCCGCGGGCTACGACAGCCTGCCGCAGAACCTCACCGAGGCGCTGACCGCGATGGAGAACTCCGAACTGCTCGCCGAGACCCTGGGCGAGGGCGTCTTCGACTACTTCCTGCGCAACAAGCGCGCGGAATGGGACGCCTACCGCCGCCAGGTCACCCCCTACGAGCTGCGCACATACTTGCCAATGCTCTGAAACCCTTGACCGCTGGGCCATCCGGAGGATGAGGTGGGAGCATGCGCCGCCTCCGGATGGTCACCACCCTCGCGGGTGAGCTGGACGCGGCCACCATCCCCCGGCTCCAGGCCAGGATGGCCACCGGCGAGTTCACCCCGACCGAGCTGACCACCGCCTACCTGCACCGCATCCAGGCGCTGGACCCACAATTGCGCGCCATCCTGCGCACCGACCCGGCCGCCCTCACCGCGGCCAGGGCCAGCGACGAACGTCACAAAACCGGTGACCCGCTGGGCCCGCTGGACGGCATCCCGGTGCTGCTCAAGGACAACATCGGCGCGGGCGTCACCACCGCGGGCTCCCGGGCGCTGCGCACCCACCAGCCAGCCGACGCGTTCCTGGTCCGCAAGCTCAAGGCCGCGGGCGCGGTCGTGCTGGGCAAGGCCAACCTCTCCGAGTGGGCCAACTTCCGTTCCACCGCCTCCACCTCCGGCTGGTCCGCCCTCGGCGGCCAGACCGCGAACCCGCACGTCCTGGACCACAACCCGGCAGGCTCCTCCTCCGGCTCGGCCGCCGCGGTGGCCGCCGCACTGGCCCAGGTCGCCATCGGAACTGAGACCGACGGCTCGATCGTCTGCCCGGCCGGGGCCACCGGCGTGGTCGGCCTCAAGCCCACCCTCGGCCTGGTCAGCCGCACCGGCGTGATCCCGATCTCGGCCGAGCAGGACACCGCCGGACCACTGGCCCGGCACGTGGTCGACGCCGCCCTCACCCTCGCCGTGCTGCGCGGACAAGACCCCGCCGACCCCGCCACCCACCACATCCCGCCGCACACCGACGAGCCGGTCACCCTGGCGAACCGCCGGCTCGGCCTGTGGCGCTTGGCCGGAGTGGACCAGGCCACCGACCAGGTCATCACCCAGGCCGTCGAGGCGCTGCGCACGGCCGGGGCCACCGTGGTCGAGGTAGACCTGCCGCACCAGCGCGAGATCGGCGACGGCGAGTTCCCCTGCCTGCTCACCGAGTTCCGGCACGAGCTGGACCGCTACCTGGCCGCGCACCCGCCCTTCCCCGGCGGCCCGCGCACCCTGGCCCACCTGGTCGAACTGAACCGGGCGGACCCGGTCGAGCTGACCCACTTCGGCCAGGAGCTCTTCGAGCAGGCCCTGGCCGCACCACCCCGCGCCGACCCCGGCTACCGGGACCGGCGCGCCCGGATCACCGCGCTGGCCCGCGAAGCCATCGACCAAACCCTTGCCGCGCAACAACTCGACGCCATCATCGCGCCCAGCAACGCGCCGGCCTGGCGCACCGACTACCCGGCGGGCGATGACTACCGGCTCAGCTCGGCCACCCCGGCCGCGGTCGCGGGTTACCCGAACGTGTCAGTTCCGGCAGGATTCGCCGGACCCCTCCCCATCGGTCTGTCGATCTTCGCAGGCCGCTGGCAGGACGCCAGGGTGCTCGCCATCGCCGCCGCTTTCGAGCAGGTCAACCCGGTCCGCAGGGCTCCGCTGCTGTTACCGGGGCTCGCCGTCAACGATCTTGGGGCCGCCCGTTGAGTGATCAACAGGACGCTGTCGCGGACTCGGGGAACGACCCGGCGGCGGCTAGGTTGGCCGATGTGACCGAAACCTTCGTCACCGCCCAGCCGTTGGCCGTGCCGCGTGTCGAGCTGCCCGACCCGCCGCAACCAGCGGGCACGCCCGCACCGGAGGCCGCGCCGCCGGTCGTGCTGCGCGCCTGCACGGTGGCCACCAGGGCCCAGCTGCCCGCGGTCCGCGTGCTCACCACCTCCTTCCTCGGCCACCACCGGGACGGCCAGTTCATCGCACTGGTCGTGGACGCCGACCCGGACGCCGCCGGACCGGGTGTGCTGACCCCGGCCGACATCGGCGTGGCCACCGAGGAGCTGCACCGCCTGGCCACCGCCTGCACCGCCCGCGAGCTGTGCGCGGTGCTGCAACCCCGGCTGCTCGCGCACCTGCTCGCCGAGGGCGGCCCGGTGCTCTACCTGGACCCCAGCGTGGTGGTGCTGGACTCGGTCGCCGAACAGGTCCTCGCCGCCGCCGCCCGGGTCCCGGTGGTGCTGGTGCCCAGGGTGCTGCGCCCGCTGCCCCGCGACGGCCGCCGCCCGGCCCCGGAGGAACTGCTCGCCGCCGGCACCTTCGACCCCGGCTTCCTCGCGGTCACCCCCGGCGCGGAGGAGTTCCTGGCCACCTGGGCCGACCAGGTGCACCAAGCCCCGAGCGCGGCAGGCGCCTTCCTCGACGGCGCGCCCGCGCTGGTCGACCACCAGGTGCTGCGCGACCCCGGCATCGGCGTCTCCGCCTGGAACGCCGCCCAGCGCGCGGTCCGCAGGGACGAGGCAGGCACCCTGCTGGTCGACCAGACCCCGCTGCGCACCGTGCACTTCGCCGGCTTCGACCCGCAGCGGCCGTGGCTGCTCTCCGCCGAGCTCGCCGACCGGCCGAGGGTGCTGCTCTCCGAGCACCCGCCGCTGGCCGAACTGTGCGCCGGCTACCGCAACGACCTGGTCCGGGCCGGACACACCGCGCACCCGGCGGCCTACCGCTTCGGCGCGGTCGCCGACGGCATCCCGCTGCCCGCCGAGCTGCGCCGCGAGTGGCAGGCCGCGCAGAACCTCGACGTGCCACCGCCACCGGCCTTCGGCGTCACCGCCGCGGAGTTCCTCCGCTGGGCCTGCGCGCCGGGCGATCCGATCCAGGCCGCCGCGGGCGGTTCCCGCTGGGCAGCGGCCCTGTGGCGGGAGGACACCGCCCTCCAGGAGCGCTATCCGGACCCCTTCGACAACGACGCCGCCGCCTTCCGCGAGTGGTGTGCGGGCACCGGGGTCGCCACCGGCCGCCTGCACCCCGGCGCGGTGCCCCGCGCGGACGCCGGCCGCGGCCCGATCCTGATCGACCAGCTCGGCGTCAGCGTGGTCGGTTCCGGACCGGAGGCCGAGCTGCTGCGCGCCGCGGTGCGCGCCTCCGGCCTGCCCTCGGCCGACGAACCCAGCTACCCGGTGGTGCTGCGCTGCGCCGGCGCGCCCAGCCCGCCCGCGGACCGGTACGTGATCAGCGTGCTGCCCGAGCCCGGCGCCCGGCCAGGACCGGCCAGTGAGCTCTGGGTCGCCTCCGACACCAGCCGCAACGCCCTGCAGCGCACCGGCTGGCCGCCGGTGCGCACGGTGCCGCTACCGGTGGTGGACCGCGGCGCGGTGGACGCCGAGACCCGCGGCGCCGCCCGCGACCGGCTCGGCCTGGCCGACGGCGTGGTCTTCGCCGCCACCGTCGACCACTCCGCCGAACGCCAGGGCAACGCGCTCGGCCTGGTCGCCGCCTTCCTCGCCGCCTTCCCCGACCGGCACGACGTGCACCTGTTGCTGCTGGTCAACGGCGCGCAGCAGCACCCGGAAGCGGCCGAGCGGCTCCGCCTGGCCACCGCGTCCGACCCCC from Crossiella sp. CA-258035 harbors:
- a CDS encoding TetR/AcrR family transcriptional regulator, with the protein product MRADARRNYERLLAAAEELFRRDGTEASLEEVARTAGVGIGTLYRHFPNRDALLEALLREQFEGLRAAAERLTELPPEQALTELLVLFTERITQYRGLPASALAVLRTPGSALYEACHAMNDAGQRLVEHLQRAGVVRADVPARDVLALAASVAWLGEQSGDLEQRERLLRVVTDGFSARSS
- a CDS encoding TIGR03620 family F420-dependent LLM class oxidoreductase, coding for MTVDLGRIGVWTWAFERLPWPQVRAAAREIEELGYGALFFGEMDGRPAPTQAALLLAATERIVVVPSVAIIYRHHPATLAQAERTLAEAFPGRFALGLGVSDRKHMEDRGHTWRPPVRAMREYLDAMDAAPLTGPAGPPSPRLLAALGPKMAELAGERTWGAHPYFMPVEHTAHLRELLGPGPKLVVHQNVAVHRDPAEARRLARTSLAPWLAIGDRSSSRWRVIQELTGLTEADLDDGGSDRLVDAMVAHGDPDQVAERVRAQFEAGADHVCVSVATDYGLPEVRLPELRELSKVLR
- a CDS encoding NAD+ synthase, producing MTQLRIALAQVNACVGDLVGNAKMVVEWTSKAVQAGAHLVAFPEMVLTGYPVEDLALRQSFAAASRAAVDELAESLAAAGCGEALVVVGYLDRDEAGPRNAAALIQDGKVVARCAKHHLPNYGVFDEFRYFVPGRTLPIVRLHGLDVGVVICEDIWQDGGPVAAYGQAGVDLVVCINGSPYERNKDDVRGPLVARRAAEAGAPMAYVNLVGGQDELVFDGDSLVVGADGEILTRAPQFVEHLTVLDLDLPAGGHTGTGDIGGFEVSRTVLSERPLPAYEPQPAPPVAEPLSDEAEVWHALVTGLRDYVGKNGFRSVVFGFSGGIDSAVVAALAADALGADAVHGVSMPSAYSSEHSRSDAAELARRLGTHYETRPIGDVVKVFVEQLGLTGLAEENVQARARGVTLMGLSNQHGHLVLATGNKTELAVGYSTIYGDAVGGFAPIKDVPKTLVWKLARWRNAEAEKRGEIPPIPENSISKPPSAELRPDQKDSDSLPDYPLLDAVLDDYVEGDKGFTELLEAGFDQPLVERVLQLVDRAEYKRRQYPPGTKITFKAFGRDRRLPITNLWRENNR
- a CDS encoding alpha/beta hydrolase, yielding MAGGPAEPVQVEQRGPAGAVPPGLENFYGQRLGWGRCESYVRAEDQALAFLRRDAQCARLTVPLDYAKPEGRTITLGLLRRQATEPAQRIGALVINPGGPGGSGMSAAATLGTATPGQRLELTRRFDLVGFDPRGVGASEPQVRCRTDAERDAERLDSDQDTSAAGIAQTEAEEKELAARCSQRAGDDLLATVGTRDVAKDMDVLRSALGEPKLSYLGYSYGTRIGTAYAEAFPGNVRAMILDGALDPDQDPAAELVAQGAGFQKAFDTFAASCARLSSCALGQTAEGAVPAFRALMKPLLSAPVEVRGGRKLSYSDATTAVIQALYSEQLWEPLRTGLTELKQGRGETLLRLADAYYGRGQDGKYSNLNDVFTAIRCVDDPRTTDPDQRRELDRRYRAAAPFLDDGNPPSPARDACAFWPVPVTSQPHLPKVDGLPKVLVVSTTGDPATPYQAGVELAQALGAELLTFEGTQHTVFAQGNACVDTAGTRYLVDGAPPAPGTRCTG
- a CDS encoding alpha/beta hydrolase, giving the protein MIPIKAVGLSAAALLLAACTPSAPEQAKPDPALERLYAQKLSWGPCPPMAASPAQKEQFGAQGLECAKLTVPLDHAKPGERTITLGVLRLAATEQANRIGSLVFNPGGPGQSGMSHVATEGPKAAELRKRFDLVGFDPRGVGASEPRVRCLDPAERDAQRLVHIDPKAPDAVAKTEAEAKLVADKCAERTGKDVLAVLGTREVAKDLDLLRAALGDAKLNYVGYSYGSRIGTAYAENHPDKVRAMVLDGAVDPNQDVAAAQLAQEEGFAKAFDAFAKDCAKQATCALGRKAEQAEDKLDALTEPLGKNPLKVGDRKLSASDVSVALTAALYSQEQWPTLNLGLLALQAGQGELLLAFADAYLGRAEDGSYGADTDLLTAVNCVDIPPVTDRAQVEANTRRIADRLRELRGGRPDRDPPVPALDVCAHWAVPPTSKPHQPKADGLPRTVVVSTTGDPATPHQAGVDLAKALNAQLVTVEATQHGAFLLRGNKCVDEPVTRYLLDTTPLPDSPRCSG
- the glnA gene encoding type I glutamate--ammonia ligase, with the protein product MDRQQEFVLRTLEERDIRFVRLWFTDVLGFLKSVAVAPAELEGAFAEGIGFDGSAIEGFARIYESDMVAKPDPATFQVLPWETADGQLYSARMFCDITMPDGSPCWSDPRHVLRRTLSKASEAGFTCYVHPEIEFFLLRSLTNDGTEPEPADNGGYFDQASHDTAPHFRRHAIEALEAMGISVEFSHHEGAPGQQEIDLRYADALTMADNVMTFRYVVKEVAIKDGVRASFMPKPFSDQPGSGMHTHVSLFEGDRNAFYDSEDPYELSGTGKAFVAGLLKHAREISAVTNQWVNSYKRLIVGGEAPTAVCWGHANRSALVRVPMYSPGKASSRRVEIRSIDSACNPYLAYAVVLAAGLKGVREGYELPPPTEDDVWSLTESERRAAGYDSLPQNLTEALTAMENSELLAETLGEGVFDYFLRNKRAEWDAYRRQVTPYELRTYLPML
- a CDS encoding amidase; translated protein: MRRLRMVTTLAGELDAATIPRLQARMATGEFTPTELTTAYLHRIQALDPQLRAILRTDPAALTAARASDERHKTGDPLGPLDGIPVLLKDNIGAGVTTAGSRALRTHQPADAFLVRKLKAAGAVVLGKANLSEWANFRSTASTSGWSALGGQTANPHVLDHNPAGSSSGSAAAVAAALAQVAIGTETDGSIVCPAGATGVVGLKPTLGLVSRTGVIPISAEQDTAGPLARHVVDAALTLAVLRGQDPADPATHHIPPHTDEPVTLANRRLGLWRLAGVDQATDQVITQAVEALRTAGATVVEVDLPHQREIGDGEFPCLLTEFRHELDRYLAAHPPFPGGPRTLAHLVELNRADPVELTHFGQELFEQALAAPPRADPGYRDRRARITALAREAIDQTLAAQQLDAIIAPSNAPAWRTDYPAGDDYRLSSATPAAVAGYPNVSVPAGFAGPLPIGLSIFAGRWQDARVLAIAAAFEQVNPVRRAPLLLPGLAVNDLGAAR